One Clupea harengus chromosome 11, Ch_v2.0.2, whole genome shotgun sequence DNA window includes the following coding sequences:
- the LOC105908901 gene encoding collagen alpha-6(VI) chain-like, producing MGVHQTLLLITDGETEEDVEAVADDLRNSKIDVFVIGVGRLQTDQLLKIAGSKDRFLPINAYEELTKTLKRVVGTVCSRSDDPDPNPDPNPDPNPDPGCHVDIAVGFDITRMPNHPLFSGQVQLKQRLPKIISKIASLDNICCVPNSIIKPKFAFSLVDKEGRELDYFPFEEYSSGVVGKVLVIFSDGLDEPVKTLELESDRLRSSGVSALVTVALDGVQNAHELQMVEFGRGFGYKKPFFIRTYNIEDAIRKDIHTVTEKVCCGVMCTCTGQDGMRGPRGPPGPKGIPGSKGHAGYPGEEGGPGQRGPTGTNGIHGGPGCDGRRGLKGTRGYNGDVGDDGEHGLDGVHGEQPVPGLIPVIEMVAEVVTVPMVPVTEMVPKEVPVPMVPDSQMLPFTEMVPFTEMVPVPELVPAPEVVTAPEVVTVPMAVFVPDATEAVSAFGSPVPEPKPIATPAAKSAVATPAGRRGSGFTTDLLTGPQGGFVFTIGAVSFHPQECPPACPVSGLSSRGPPPIRLWGHRGPIGQPGPIGNPGSPGLQELQVPKDPEEVQDRRERRVNKETLELKDPLDQWALEDPRDGMVVVATDLLDQKDQRAMLATVVPKVTPELQDYLGTGMGHKDCPAYPTELVIALDMSEDVTAEVFERMRATVHHLLEDISIAESNCPRGARVAVVSFSSSVKYLIRFSDYQRKKHLLTEVNNIALERTSSRRNIGAAMRFVARHVFKRTRKGLLMRKVAVFITNGASQDVDAINTAVLEIKAHDIHPAVISFKNVPNVLKALEADETHSFVVKLVESDQELKPQLSQVQKCIICYDPCKKESSCSNVNKAPAPIQDDLDLAVLVDGSRNVRADQYEGMKELLGSVIEQIAVSSQPSRSDKQARVALYQQVPSSYAPTAGQVPVQQEFDFMRYKDSGLMKNHIFQSMQQLGGSSGLGYALEWVITRSLLTATKSRKNKMVLAIVGGETSYWDRAQLDFAAKLARCQGVVLFTLTVGDSFNSTQVEELASLPLDQHVVHLGEVKRGEQEYAKRFLRAFLSFLKRGVNTYPSPTMKRMCRDFQGQIDQGQGSALEAAERPLESVPWPTSNSNMPVVEESTEEEAEREEPTDLTGLDQTGNTQTGDGAQQSIGRGDNDAQCELSMDAGRFCEKYEQKWYYNSEIGACSPFWYGGCDGNSNQFSTENECFETCGAYNLDVLQQKEDPTVVQDECTLRQDEGSCREFTLKWYYDTVQNECLRFWYGGCNGNGNRFETKTDCEARCVRAR from the exons ATGGGTGTTCACCAAACTCTGCTGTTAATCACcgatggagagacagaagaagatgTTGAAGCTGTTGCCGATGATCTCAGAAACAGTAAAATAGACGTGTTTGTGATTGGAGTGGGTAGACTCCAGACTGATCAACTCCTCAAGATTGCAGGCAGTAAAGATAGGTTCTTACCCATTAACGCATATGAAGAACTTACAAAGACGTTGAAGAGGGTGGTTGGGACCGTCTGCTCAAGATCCGATGACCCAGACCCTAACCCAGACCCTAACCCAGACCCTAACCCAGACCCAG GATGTCATGTGGACATTGCTGTTGGATTTGATATCACCAGAATGCCAAACCACCCTCTCTTCAGTGGACAGGTCCAGTTAAAGCAGCGGCTGCCCAAGATAATCAGCAAAATTGCGTCTCTGGATAACATATGCTGCGTTCCTAATAGCATCATTAAGCCAAAGTTCGCCTTCAGTTTAGTCGataaagagggaagagagctGGACTACTTTCCCTTTGAGGAGTACAGCTCAGGGGTGGTGGGAAAA GTGCTGGTCATTTTCTCAGATGGTCTTGATGAGCCAGTGAAAACACTGGAGTTGGAATCGGACCGTCTAAGAAGTAGTG GAGTAAGCGCACTGGTAACGGTGGCTTTGGATGGAGTTCAAAATGCCCATGAGCTTCAGATGGTTGAGTTTGGGCGAGGTTTCGGTTACAAGAAGCCCTTTTTCATCAGGACGTATAACATAGAAGATGCCATACGGAAAGACATA CATACAGTGACAGAGaaggtgtgctgtggtgtgatgtgtACGTGCACTGGCCAAGATGGTATGCGAGGACCACGAGGACCACCAGGACCAAAG GGCATTCCAGGGTCAAAGGGCCATGCAGGATATCCTGGAGAAGAGGGCGGTCCT GGACAGAGAGGACCTACAGGAACAAATGGAATTCATGGAGGACCAGGTTGCGATggcagaagaggtctgaag GGTACCAGAGGCTACAATGGTGATGTG GGCGACGATGGAGAACATGGCCTGGATGGAGTTCATGGTGAACAG CCTGTCCCTGGGTTGATTCCTGTCATCGAGATGGTTGCTGAGGTGGTCACTGTTCCCATGGTTCctgtgactgagatggttcctaAGGAGGTTCCTGTTCCTATGGTTCCTGATTCACAGATGCTTCCTTTTACTGAGATGGTTCCTTTTACTGAGATGGTTCCTGTACCTGAGTTGGTTCCTGCCCCTGAGGTGGTTACTGCCCCTGAGGTGGTTACTGTCCCCATGGCAGTTTTTGTTCCTGATGCCACAGAGGCAGTATCTGCCTTTGGGTCTCCAGTTCCTGAGCCCAAGCCCATTGCCACGCCTGCTGCCAAGTCGGCTGTTGCCACACCTGCTGGCCGGAGGGGTTCCGGCTTCACCACAGACCTCCTGACCGGTCCTCAGGGGGGTTTCGTCTTCACCATCGGTGCCGTCTCGTTCCATCCTCAAGAGTGTCCACCTGCCTGTCCTGTCTCTGGACTGTCCTCCCGAGGGCCCCCGCCTATCCGCCTCTGG GGACATAGGGGGCCCATAGGTCAGCCAGGACCAATTGGTAACCCTGGTTCTCCTGGACTTCAG GAACTACAGGTCCCCAAGGATCCAGAGGAGGTCCAGGACAGAAGGGAAAGAAG GGTCAACAAGGAGACTCTGGAGTTAAAGGACCCATTGGATCAGTGGGCCCTAGAGGACCCCCG GGACGGGATGGTAGTCGTGGCGACGGACCTCCTGGACCAAAAGGACCAAAG gGCAATGCTGGCAACAGTGGTCCCCAAGGTGACCCCGGAACTCCAGGACTATCTGGGCACAGG TATGG GTCACAAGGACTGCCCAGCCTACCCCACTGAGCTGGTAATAGCCCTCGACATGTCCGAGGACGTGACCGCTGAGGTGTTTGAAAGGATGCGTGCCACTGTCCATCATTTACTGGAGGACATCTCCATTGCTGAGAGCAACTGCCCCAGGGGCGCACGGGTGGCAGTTGTCTCCTTCAGCTCCAGTGTCAAGTACCTGATTCGGTTCTCAGACTACCAACGTAAGAAGCATCTCCTCACCGAGGTGAACAACATTGCCCTCGAACGCACGTCCAGCCGCCGCAACATTGGGGCGGCCATGCGCTTCGTGGCCAGACATGTCTTTAAACGCACGAGAAAGGGCCTGCTGATGCGGAAGGTGGCAGTCTTCATCACCAACGGGGCCTCTCAGGATGTCGACGCAATTAACACCGCTGTCCTGGAGATTAAAGCCCACGACATTCACCCTGCTGTCATCTCCTTCAAGAATGTCCCTAATGTCTTAAAGGCTTTAGAG GCTGATGAAACCCACAGCTTTGTAGTGAAACTGGTGGAGAGTGATCAAGAACTGAAACCGCAGTTGAGTCAGGTGCAAAAATGTATAATATGCTATG ATCCTTGTAAAAAAGAATCCAGCTGTTCCAATGTGAACAAAGCTCCAGCTCCTATCCAAGACGACCTGGATCTGGCTGTGTTGGTGGACGGGTCACGCAATGTACGAGCAGACCAGTATGAGGGCATGAAGGAGCTGCTGGGTTCAGTGATAGAGCAGATAGCTGTGAGCAGTCAGCCATCCAGGTCTGATAAGCAGGCCAGGGTTGCCCTGTATCAGCAGGTCCCCAGCTCATATGCACCCACGGCAGGACAGGTTCCTGTCCAACAGGAGTTTGACTTCATGAGGTATAAGGACAGCGGTTTAATGAAAAACCACATTTTCCAGAGTATGCAGCAGCTTGGTGGGTCCTCTGGGTTGGGATATGCCCTGGAGTGGGTCATCACAAGAAGCCTCCTGACAGCCACAAAGTCACGGAAGAACAAAATGGTGCTGGCCATTGTTGGTGGGGAAACGAGCTACTGGGATAGAGCCCAGCTTGATTTTGCTGCCAAATTAGCAAGATGTCAGGGTGTGGTGTTGTTCACTCTGACTGTTGGGGACAGCTTCAACAGCACTCAAGTGGAGGAACTTGCCAGCCTACCCTTGGATCAACATGTGGTCCACCTGGGAGAAGTGAAACGAGGAGAGCAGGAGTACGCCAAGCGCTTCTTGCGAGCCTTCCTGAGCTTCCTTAAGA GGGGAGTGAACACGTACCCTTCCCCAACCATGAAGCGGATGTGTCGGGATTTCCAGGGACAAATAGATCAAGGGCAAGGCAGTGCTCTTGAAGCTGCAGAACGCCCTCTTGAAAG TGTCCCTTGGCCAACTTCCAACTCCAACATGCCAGTTGTGGAGGAATccacggaggaggaggcggaaaGAGAGGAGCCTACTGACCTGACCGGCCTCGATCAGACAGGGAACACCCAAACAGGAGATGGAGCTCAGCAGAGCATAGGCCGCGGAGACAACGATG CTCAGTGTGAACTCAGTATGGACGCCGGCAGATTTTGTGAAAAGTATGAGCAGAAGTGGTATTATAATTCAGAGATTGGTGCATGCTCACCCTTCTGGTACGGCGGTTGTGACGGTAACAGCAACCAGTTTAGCACGGAAAATGAATGCTTCGAGACATGCGGTGCATACA ACCTAGATGTACTCCAACAGAAAGAGGATCCAACAGTAGTGCAAG ACGAGTGCACCCTTAGGCAAGATGAGGGAAGCTGCAGAGAGTTCACTCTGAAGTGGTATTACGACACAGTGCAAAATGAATGCCTTCGCTTCTGGTACGGCGGGTGCAATGGCAATGGAAACCGTTTCGAAACCAAAACAGACTGTGAGGCTCGCTGTGTGAGGGCACGTTGA
- the LOC122133306 gene encoding matrilin-2-like, with protein MVESSSMISTADFVKIKMFIGSLVDLSAIGPHALRMGLVQYGKRQQLEFRLDTHYKKDELLKKIKAMRELGGGTETGKALRYVSQLFDEGRPGVPQILIVVSEGRSQDEVADAADMLGHKGVIIYSIGIGSANSKQMARIGGSIKNKYHFLKDFDGLQPLSETLMFDICHMEGL; from the coding sequence ATGGTTGAAAGTTCTTCTATGATTTCCACGGCAGACTTTGTGAAGATAAAAATGTTCATTGGATCGCTTGTCGATTTGTCTGCCATTGGGCCGCATGCACTACGAATGGGTTTAGTTCAGTATGGCAAACGACAACAATTGGAATTTCGTCTCGACACCCACTACAAGAAAGATGAGCTGCTCAAGAAAATTAAAGCCATGCGGGAATTGGGTGGTGGCACGGAGACTGGCAAAGCACTCCGTTATGTGTCCCAGCTCTTTGATGAGGGCCGCCCTGGTGTCCCACAAATCCTGATTGTCGTGTCTGAAGGGAGGTCACAGGATGAAGTTGCTGATGCTGCTGACATGCTGGGCCATAAAGGCGTCATCATCTACTCTATTGGCATAGGCAGTGCAAACAGTAAACAAATGGCAAGAATCGGTGGCAGCATTAAAAACAAATACCATTTCTTGAAGGATTTTGATGGGCTGCAGCCATTATCAGAGACACTCATGTTTGACATCTGTCATATGGAAGGTTTGTGA
- the LOC116222453 gene encoding collagen alpha-1(XII) chain-like → MIISISECVSATVADIAFIVDQRSSTGNENFKHMRNFLHRIVAGLDISSNKVRVGVVLYSNTPKAEMYLDTHGNKQDILHHIRRLPFLGGTITKTGEALMFAQSDVFTRKRGSRQHYGVEQLAVVLTTGNSADDVSQVAMDLRQSGVKVFTVGVKNSQIAELQQIASYPPQRFVFTVEDFAKLSTIQRDLRTSICHEIHRSQKGHGLGRGLPGQFGLPGFSRTQQNVPTQGKYQKLNTLYNNNNNKKNIPGNFIFEGLGHDCH, encoded by the coding sequence ATGATCATCTCTATTTCAGAATGTGTCTCAGCCACAGTTGCAGACATCGCATTCATTGTTGACCAACGTAGCAGCACAGGGAACGAAAACTTTAAACATATGCGCAACTTCCTTCACCGGATTGTAGCTGGTCTGGACATCAGTTCAAACAAAGTGAGAGTGGGTGTAGTGCTCTACAGTAATACACCCAAAGCTGAAATGTACTTGGACACTCATGGGAATAAACAGGACATTCTCCATCACATCAGGAGACTTCCATTTTTAGGGGGTACAATTACAAAGACCGGAGAGGCACTGATGTTTGCTCAGAGTGATGTGTTCACTAGGAAGAGAGGCAGCAGGCAACACTATGGAGTAGAACAGTTAGCCGTTGTCCTCACAACTGGAAATTCTGCAGATGATGTCAGCCAGGTGGCAATGGATTTACGCCAGTCAGGGGTCAAAGTTTTCACCGTAGGGGTGAAAAATTCCCAGATTGCAGAACTGCAGCAGATTGCCTCCTATCCACCCCAGAGGTTTGTGTTCACTGTGGAGGATTTTGCAAAACTCAGCACAATACAGAGAGACCTGAGGACAAGCATTTGCCATGAAATCCACAGAAGCCAGAAAGGACATGGACTAGGACGTGGACTTCCTGGACAATTTGGACTTCCTGGGTTCTCAAGAACCCAACAAAACGTCCCAACTCAAGGTAAATACCAGAAACTAAATACActatataacaacaacaacaacaaaaaaaacattcctggCAACTTCATATTCGAAGGTCTAGGTCATGACTGCCATTAA